A stretch of the Haloplanus aerogenes genome encodes the following:
- a CDS encoding CDP-alcohol phosphatidyltransferase family protein: protein MREYVYERRWVAATGTVGVVAASVAVGGWMLVAGAVDHTAANRWVLVAGVVLAYEVGYLAYHLDDGTAALALPNLVTLVRGGLYAAAAGFLLVPPAPAVRWAPAVCYGTGIVLDLVDGRLARRRGRTTDLGAKLDLAFDTLGFLVAPLVGVAWGRLPVAYLSLSAARYVYRAGIGWRKRRGQPVSDLPESRVRRPLAALQMGFITVALAPVLPVSVVHPLALVVVAPSLAVFARDYLAVTGRR, encoded by the coding sequence ATGAGGGAGTACGTCTACGAACGGCGGTGGGTGGCCGCGACGGGGACAGTCGGCGTCGTCGCGGCCAGCGTCGCCGTCGGCGGGTGGATGCTCGTCGCCGGAGCGGTCGACCACACCGCGGCGAACCGCTGGGTGCTGGTCGCCGGCGTCGTGCTGGCGTACGAAGTCGGCTACCTCGCGTACCACCTCGACGACGGGACGGCCGCGCTCGCCCTCCCGAACCTCGTCACGCTGGTCCGCGGGGGGTTGTACGCCGCGGCGGCGGGCTTCCTGCTCGTTCCGCCCGCCCCTGCGGTGCGGTGGGCGCCAGCAGTCTGTTACGGGACGGGCATCGTCCTCGATCTCGTCGACGGGCGCCTCGCGCGGCGGAGGGGGCGAACGACCGACCTCGGCGCGAAACTCGACCTCGCGTTCGACACGCTGGGCTTTCTGGTCGCGCCGCTGGTCGGCGTCGCGTGGGGGCGGCTCCCGGTCGCGTATCTCTCGCTCTCGGCGGCGCGGTACGTCTACCGCGCCGGGATCGGCTGGCGGAAGCGCCGGGGACAGCCGGTGAGCGACCTGCCCGAGAGTCGAGTGCGACGGCCGCTGGCCGCCCTCCAGATGGGCTTCATCACCGTCGCGCTGGCTCCCGTCCTCCCCGTGTCGGTCGTCCACCCGCTCGCGCTCGTCGTCGTCGCCCCGTCGCTCGCGGTGTTCGCGCGGGACTATCTGGCCGTCACCGGCCGCAGATAA
- a CDS encoding aldo/keto reductase, giving the protein MECAFVGCGAVARKYARGLDAAPLSVTAVCDRDAERAATLAADLDATTYADIDALLDAEDAPLILNLTSHEAHADVTERALRADRHVWSEKPLALDVDVARDLVALAERRGLALGCAPINHRCEAQRHARTALADGRLGTVRLAYTHAHVGRVTEWHDAPDSFLRVGPLYDGAVYPLSLLVAWFGPVERVRTADAATPWPDREARRPERPSHVETTLDFASGPLVRLTASFYAPHRSREFTSLECHGDDGSLYLDDAGDLGGEPGHRVAFGRQGRAYTPMPLQHPSRRTPYLAGPERLAASVRRGRPARDTARRAAHVVAVCNAVERAAERGMAVPVDGHGVRRPDRRLAVWGRGGTDEGDGRFVGPPDAALRLPPVGFGCSRYRDGEYVDRRDSIERALDAGYRFLDSAELYGNEARLGEILAAPGSPDRESLLLASKVWNTNHAHVAEACETTLADLGVDALDCYLLHWPDAWAYTGPLRRLAELPVEKQEALTFPEDADGERATADVSLAATWRRMEALYDRGLTASLGVCNVDRATLAALVDEARVPPAVVQVECHPYRPQRDLVSWCHERGIRVVAHSPLSAPGLLDDPAVRETADEMGVSPAAAVLAWHVERGVVPIPSSTDPDHVVENLAAASHRLPDEGRERLAALEDPEFER; this is encoded by the coding sequence ATGGAGTGTGCGTTCGTGGGGTGTGGGGCGGTCGCCCGGAAGTACGCACGGGGCCTCGACGCTGCCCCGCTTTCGGTGACGGCCGTCTGTGACCGGGACGCCGAGCGCGCGGCGACGCTCGCGGCCGACCTCGACGCGACGACGTACGCCGATATCGACGCCCTGCTGGACGCCGAAGACGCGCCGCTGATCCTGAATCTCACGAGCCACGAGGCGCACGCCGACGTGACCGAACGCGCCCTGCGGGCGGACCGCCACGTCTGGAGCGAGAAACCGCTGGCGCTCGACGTGGACGTGGCGCGAGACCTCGTCGCCCTCGCGGAGCGCCGCGGCCTCGCGCTCGGCTGTGCGCCCATCAACCACCGATGCGAGGCCCAGCGACACGCCCGAACGGCGCTCGCCGACGGCCGCCTCGGGACCGTCCGACTGGCCTACACCCACGCCCACGTCGGCCGGGTGACCGAGTGGCACGACGCTCCCGACTCGTTCCTCCGGGTCGGGCCGCTGTACGACGGCGCGGTCTATCCGCTCTCCCTCCTCGTGGCGTGGTTCGGTCCCGTCGAGCGGGTGCGGACGGCCGACGCCGCGACCCCGTGGCCGGATCGCGAGGCACGCCGACCGGAGCGGCCGAGTCACGTCGAGACGACGCTCGATTTCGCGTCGGGACCGCTAGTTCGCCTGACGGCGAGTTTCTACGCTCCCCACCGGAGCCGGGAGTTCACGAGCCTCGAGTGTCACGGCGACGACGGCTCGCTGTACCTCGACGACGCTGGCGACCTCGGCGGCGAACCGGGCCACCGCGTCGCCTTCGGGCGGCAGGGGCGGGCGTACACGCCGATGCCCCTCCAGCATCCTTCGCGCCGGACGCCCTACCTCGCCGGGCCGGAACGGCTGGCCGCGAGTGTCCGGCGGGGGCGTCCGGCGCGGGACACCGCCCGTCGCGCTGCCCACGTCGTCGCCGTCTGTAACGCGGTGGAGCGGGCCGCAGAACGAGGAATGGCCGTCCCCGTCGACGGCCACGGCGTCCGCCGCCCCGACCGGCGGCTGGCGGTGTGGGGCCGAGGTGGCACGGACGAGGGTGACGGCCGATTCGTCGGCCCACCCGACGCCGCGCTCCGCCTCCCGCCAGTCGGGTTCGGCTGTTCGCGCTACCGCGACGGGGAGTACGTCGACCGCCGCGACTCCATCGAACGGGCGCTCGACGCCGGCTACCGTTTCCTCGACTCCGCGGAACTGTACGGCAACGAAGCGCGGCTCGGGGAGATTCTGGCCGCGCCGGGGAGCCCCGACCGTGAATCGCTCTTGCTCGCGAGCAAGGTGTGGAACACGAACCACGCCCACGTCGCGGAGGCCTGCGAGACGACGCTAGCGGACCTCGGCGTCGACGCCCTCGACTGCTACCTGCTCCACTGGCCGGACGCGTGGGCGTACACGGGGCCGCTGCGTCGCCTCGCGGAGTTGCCAGTCGAGAAGCAGGAGGCGCTGACATTCCCCGAGGACGCCGACGGCGAGCGAGCGACCGCGGACGTGAGTCTGGCGGCGACGTGGCGACGGATGGAAGCGCTCTACGACCGCGGCCTCACGGCGTCGCTCGGGGTCTGCAACGTCGACCGGGCGACGCTCGCGGCCCTCGTCGACGAGGCGCGCGTGCCCCCGGCGGTAGTGCAGGTGGAGTGTCACCCGTATCGCCCCCAACGTGACCTCGTCTCGTGGTGCCACGAACGGGGAATCCGGGTCGTCGCCCACTCGCCGCTGTCGGCGCCGGGGCTCCTCGACGACCCCGCCGTCCGCGAGACAGCGGACGAGATGGGCGTCTCACCCGCGGCGGCGGTCCTCGCGTGGCACGTCGAGCGCGGGGTGGTCCCCATCCCGTCGAGCACCGATCCCGACCACGTCGTCGAGAACCTCGCGGCCGCCAGTCATCGTCTCCCGGACGAGGGGCGCGAGCGGCTGGCGGCGCTCGAAGATCCGGAGTTCGAGCGATGA
- a CDS encoding zinc-dependent alcohol dehydrogenase: protein MTGSVEGGRSGVDPPASGRSLYFAGPRTVRVEGEAVPDPAPDEVLVEARVSAVSSGTELLIYRGEMPRGLAADETIDALDGDLTYPLKYGYATVGDVVAVGAAVDDAWHGRTVFAFNPHESHFTAEPTELVPVPEDLSPSTAALLPTAETATTLVMDGRPRVGERVVVFGAGMVGLVTTSVLAAFPLERLTVVEPVAHRREMAATLGADETLTPAEAAQVGKRGDPPGADLAYELSGRPSTLDDTIDAVGYDGRVVVGSWYGRKRAETDLGGFFHRNRIDISSSQVSTLAPDLRGRWTKERRLDVAWERLRDVATEELVTHRIAFENASEAYRLLDGGPENALQVLLTYE, encoded by the coding sequence GTGACAGGAAGCGTCGAGGGCGGGCGATCTGGGGTCGATCCACCGGCGAGCGGCCGATCACTCTACTTCGCAGGGCCGCGGACCGTCAGAGTCGAAGGGGAGGCGGTTCCCGACCCTGCGCCGGACGAGGTGCTCGTCGAGGCGCGCGTCTCGGCGGTGAGTTCGGGCACCGAACTCCTGATCTACCGCGGCGAGATGCCCCGCGGCCTCGCGGCCGACGAGACTATCGACGCCCTCGACGGCGACCTCACCTATCCGCTCAAGTACGGCTACGCGACGGTGGGCGACGTGGTGGCAGTGGGTGCGGCGGTCGACGACGCGTGGCACGGGCGGACGGTCTTCGCGTTCAACCCCCACGAGAGCCACTTCACCGCCGAGCCGACCGAACTCGTCCCCGTCCCGGAGGATCTGTCGCCGTCGACGGCGGCGCTGCTCCCCACCGCAGAGACGGCGACGACGCTCGTCATGGACGGTCGGCCGCGGGTGGGCGAGCGAGTCGTCGTCTTCGGCGCGGGGATGGTCGGTCTCGTGACGACGAGCGTCCTCGCCGCCTTTCCGCTGGAACGGCTGACGGTCGTCGAACCCGTCGCCCACCGGCGGGAGATGGCGGCGACGTTGGGTGCCGACGAGACGCTGACGCCCGCCGAAGCGGCGCAGGTCGGGAAGCGTGGCGACCCGCCGGGAGCCGATCTGGCGTACGAACTCTCCGGACGGCCGTCGACGCTCGACGACACCATCGACGCCGTCGGCTACGACGGTCGGGTCGTCGTCGGGTCGTGGTACGGGCGGAAACGCGCCGAGACCGACCTCGGCGGCTTCTTCCACCGCAACCGGATCGACATCTCGTCGAGTCAGGTGAGCACGCTCGCACCCGACCTCCGGGGACGATGGACGAAGGAGCGGCGACTGGACGTGGCGTGGGAGCGCCTGCGCGACGTGGCGACCGAGGAACTCGTGACCCACCGGATCGCCTTCGAGAACGCGTCCGAGGCGTACCGCCTGCTCGACGGCGGACCGGAGAACGCGCTACAGGTGTTGCTGACGTACGAGTGA